A window of Elusimicrobiota bacterium genomic DNA:
ATTTGGCCTCCCATGGACCAACCCAGAATCCCCAAACGCCGGGCATCGACCCTGGGATGGCGCGCCAGAAAATCCGCGGCGCGCAGCACATCGGCCGTTCGTTCGCCCGTAATGATCCGCCCGGATAAAAGCAGTTGAAACGTTTGACGAATCTCGTTCTTTAAATTTTGAGGCTCCCAGCGTATCTCCGGCGCCAGGACAACAAATCCGCGGCTGGCCAGCAAAGCGCCGACCGACCACAAATTGACGGAGGTGCTTAATGCCACCAATTCATCGGGATGGCTCAAATGCCCATGAAGAACGATAACGGCCGGCCGTTTTCCGGGAAAAATATCTTCGGGCGGCAGCGCCAAAAAAGCCTTTGCCGAATCCACTCCCGTCCTCATGCGCAGGGTCTTGATGCGAATAGGCGCATGCTCGCCGACAAAAGGAAAATTCGGCAAACGAAAAATATCCGGTCCTTCGATATTCACCGAGTCCCAGGCCCATGGACCCCGGATTCTTAAAAGCTTCTCCAGCCGCTCGACATCCGCCCGGCCGCACTGGTTAAGCAGCAAAGCAGCGGCCAGGATTAATGCAATTCTTCTAATTGAATCCGGCATAGCTCCTGCATTGCGTCATCGTGATCGCGAGAGCATCGTAACAATCTAGCAAGCCCGGTTCCATATTATGAATCGCGCGGGTGCAGCCAGCGCAACCCAAAGCCAACCCTTGATCTAATGAACCAAAAAAGAGACCCCCCGCCGGGAAATTTGAAATTTTGAATCTCAAATTTTCTAGCGGGGGGTCAATTCAACAGTCAGTAATTATCGAGTATTCCAGACGACCGCTTTGCTGTCGTTATGCGTGCAGCCGACATAGATATGTCCCCAGTTGGATGAGGTATTGTTGTTGATGTACTGCCACTGCCCGTTCTCCGCCGTTGAGGAGAACTCGGTTAGACCAGTCACCGCCGTTGTCTTGGCATGGCCGGGATTATTCACGTCGTTAAAGCCAGGCACCAAGGCTTCGGGCATGGCTTTCAAGTACTTCTGGTTCGATGTCAGCACACCGAGGGTGTCCGTCGGGCTTAAGCCATCGGCGTCTCCATAGTAAATGGAGAGCGCGCTGCGGACGGCGGTTAAGTTGCCTCTGGTTTTACCCTCCTGCGCTTTTCTGACTAAGTCCGCGAACTTGGGGATCGCGATTGCCGCGAGAATACCGATAATAGCCACCACGATCATAAGTTCGACCAGGGTGAAGCCCCGTTCGCTGGACCTTTTCATTGTTTTTTTGGACATTCTTTTCACCTCCCTTTTCAAAGAACGCTTATTTGTGAACGCTGAGCGCCCACCTGTCAAGACTAACACAATTCCCTAAACCGCGCAATGTATGCATGGTCACAAACCGGGATGCCGACAAATTTGAAATCACTCGCCCACGCCGCCGGCCATTTGGGAAATCTGGAACATGGGCAAAAACATGGCGATCACGATGGAGCCGATGACAAGGCCCATAAAAACGATCACCACGGGTTCGATCATGCTGGTCAATCCTTTAACCGCGGCATCCACCTCGCTGTCATAGAAATCAGCAATTTTGTTAAGCATGGTATCGAGATTGCCGGTTTCCTCCCCGATCGCGATCATCTGAACGACCATCGGTGGAAAAACCGAGCTTTTCTTCAACGGCTCGACTAAACGCATGCCTTCCTGAACGGATTTTTTTGAATCCAAGACCGTGCGCTCGATCACTTTATTGCCGCTCGCCCGGGCTACGGTGTCCAAGGCGTCAAGGATATTGACCCCGGATTTAATCATGGTCGCCAAGGTCCGGCAGAATTTCGTAACCGCGACCTTTTTGAGGATATCCCCGAACACAGGCAGTTTGAGCAGAATTTCATCGATTTTGAAGGCGTATTTTTCAACCTTTTTCGCCTTTTTATAAATCTGAAACAAGCCGGCGGGAATAACGACAAACATATAAAAATAACGCGTGCACACATCCGAAAGGCCCAAGAGCACCCTTGTCGGAGTGGGCATTTCCGAGCCGAACGATTCAAAAATCTCCTTGAATTTGGGAATAATGGCGATCATCAAAAACGCGGTGACCGCGATGGCGATAAACAACATGACCGCCGGGTAAATCATCGCTCCCTTAACCTTGTGCTTTAACTCTTCCGCCGCCTCCAGGTATGAGCACAGCCGGTCGAGAATCACATCAAGCACTCCGCCCAACTCGCCGGCGCGGATCATGGAAACATAAAGATCGTCGAAAGCGTCCGGATATTTTTTGAGCGCTTCATTGATGGCGACGCCGCTTTCAATATCGTTTTTCAGACCGTCGACCACGGTTTTAAATCGCGGGTTCTCAATTTGATTGACCATCATATTCAAGCCCTGAACGATGGGCACGCCGGCTGAAATCAACGTGGACATCTGCCGGGAAAAAATAACAAGGTCTTTGCTGCCGACCGAGGGCTTGAACGGGTTGATGGACTGCAAAAAGCCCATGATTCCGGTCGCCCCGGCCGGGCCTAGCTCCGTGACGGAATATTTCATCGCCCGCAGCTGATTCATGGCTGCGCGCATCTCCGGAGCCTCAACCGTGCCTGAGGTCAATGAGCCGTTGGGCATCTTGGCTTTATAGGCAAAGAGCATAAATCGTTACTTCTTGGCCGCAAGGCCGACTCGGTCGCCGATTAAACGCTTCAGATCATCGGGCGCGGTCGAAGCCTCCAACGCCGTATCGTAAAGAATCAGACGCCGGCGATAAAGATCAGCCAGTGATTGATTCATAGTCTGCATCCCGAATTTAGACCCGGTTTGAATGAGGGTTTGGATCTGCTCAACCTTGGCTTCCCGGATCAGATTGCGTATCGCGGACGTCGCCATCAAGACTTCGGCGGCGAGCACGCGGCCATTGCCCGAGGCATGAATCAACAACTGTTGACACAAGACGGCCTCAATGACGAAGGACAATTGCACGCGCACCTGCTCCTGTTGATGCGCCGGAAAAACATCAATGATGCGGTTGATGCTCTGGGCCGCGTCATTGGTGTGCAGCGTCGCAAAAACCAAATGCCCGGTTTCAGCCACGTTCAACGCCGTCTGCACGGTTTCCAAATCCCTTAGCTCGCCGATCAAAATAATATCCGGGTCCTGGCGGAGGATGTGCCTTAAGGCATTGCCGAACGACTGCGTGTCTTGTCCGATCTCGCGCTGGTTGATCAGGCTGCGTTTATGGGAATGGATGAATTCGATAGGGTCTTCGATGGTCACGATATGGCCCGAACGATTTTCGTTGACGTAATTGATGATGGCCGCCAACGTGGTTGATTTGCCCGAGCCCGTGGGCCCGGTGACCAACACAAGCCCCTTGGGCATTTTCGCGATGTCATAGGTCACCTGCGGCAGGCCCAATTGCTCGAAGGTCGATGTCAACTCGGGGATCAGCCTCAACGCCGCAGCCACGAAATTACGCTGCTTAAACACGTTGACTCGAAAACGTCCGATGCCCTTAAACGTCAGTGAAGCGTCTAATTCGCTGGTTTCTTCAAAACGCCGTTTTTGCTCCTCGGTCAGGATCGAATAAACAAGGTCGTGGGTGTGTTCCGGGGTCAAGCTGTCGCCGGGCATCAAAACCAGTTCGCCGTCTAAGCGGATGGCCGGAGGACTGCCGGCCGTGATATGAATATCGCTGCCGCCTTTTAACTTGGCGTATTGAAGAATCTCGTCAATCGTCAAACGAACCACCCCCTCCCCGAAAAGAACCTTAGTCCCTTAATAGTGTGGCCGAATTTAACCGCCTTTGCAAGAGGAAATTATCGAAACCCGCGGCGTTAAAGCGTCATCAGCGCTTTGGCCACGCAAGCCGGCGCAAAGGCCTTCGGATTTTTTCCTAAACGCGCAATCTCTTTAACGAGCGACGAGGAAAGATAGATGTGCTTTTCATCCGGCATCAAATAAACCGTATCCATCGCCGGGTTAAGCCGCCTGTTCATCAGCGCCATTTGCAGCTCGCTTTCAAAATCGGAAATAAACCGCAAGCCTCGGATGACGACCGAAGCGCCGCGTCTTCTCATGTAATCGGTGAGCAACCCATCAAAAACTTCAACTCTGACACCCTGGGTCAACCGGCGTTCGCGAAGGGACCGGATGATCAACGATTGGCGCTCATTGAGCGAAAAAGACGGATTTTTGACCGAGTTGTTGCTGACGGCAATGGTCACCGACCCGAAAAGTTCGCGCGCGCGCCGGATAATGTCGAGATGCCCGTTGGTGATGGGATCGAAACTGCCGGGATAAACAGCCGATCCTTTCGACGCGGAGCCTCTAGCTCTACTGTGAAACATATCCATTTCTGCTGCAATTTTGGCTTTTGGCCTGCGACTTTGCCGGATTTTTCTTACATATATTCCATATATGCTCAAAAAATCCGGCTTCGTCTCGGCTCAAAATCCAAAATTTCGCCATGAAAGCGATATGTCTCACAGTAGAGTTAGCCATCAATCATATGCTACGAAATATCACTCTGCAAAAAATCGCGGCCGAAACGCTCCTCGACGGCGCGGCGCAACTGAGGATCGAGCGCAGCGTCGCCTTGAACCTGGCGATGGACCAAGGCCCGCGCCGCCGGGATCAAATCCTTGTCCTGCTTCCAATCAAAATAACCCAAATCAAAATCGCCGTGCTGAACCCGGCCCAGCAATTCCCCGGGGCCCCGAAGTTCAAGGTCAAGCTCTCCGATCTCAAAACCACTGCGGCATTCGCAGAAACGCTTCAGCCGGTCGAGAGACAAATCCGCTTCGCCGGCGGCCGCAGGCTCCTGGAAAAGAAGGTCCTTTGGGCGCTCCACCGCCGGAGTCCCTGCGGCGGCCTGATGCTGCGCCGATGAAAAGACCAAAACGCACAAACCTTCCTTGGCGCCGCGTCCGACGCGGCCGCGCAATTGATGGAGAGTGGCCAGGCCGAAGCGCTCCGCGCCCAGCACGATCATCGCGCCGGCCCGGGCCACATCGATGCCGACTTCGATGACCGTCGTGGCCAACAAAACATCGGAGCGGCCTTGAGCGAAATTTTTAAGCGCCTCTTCTTTTTCCTTGGACGGCATCCGGCCGTGGATGGTTCCGATTCGATGTTTCGGGAAAAGCTTCACGAGTTCACCGCGCTCTTTTTCCAAATTATAAAGCTCGGACGATTCTTCGATCGCCGGAACCACGACATACGCCTGCTGCCCCTCCCCCAAAGCGGCGCGCAAGCGCTCCCAGGCTTCCTGTTCGGTCTTAACCAAAATAGCTTTGGCGATCGGGTGCCCCGACGGAAGCTCCTCCATCGTTGAAATATCCAAGTCGCCGTAAAGGGCCAGAGCCAAGGTTCGGGGAATAGGGGTGGCGGAGAGAACCAAACAGTCCGGCGAACTCGCCTTATTTCTCAACGTCCAGCGCTGATTGACGCCGAAGCGGTGCTGCTCATCGATGACGGTCAAGGCCAGGCTTTGGAAGCGGACATCGGGGTCCAATAACGCATGCGTTCCCACGACCAGCTTGATATGACCGGCGGCCAAACCTTCCAAAATTTCCTTGCGCTCCTTCGCCTGGGTATCGCTGGTCAATGACGCGATGCTGACGCCCAAAGGCTCCAAAAATTCTTTTAAATTGATGAGGTGCTGAAAAACCAAAATTTCAGTCGGCGCGATGAAAGCCGCCTGATGCCCCGATGCCACGGCTTGGCAAATCGCCGCCAGGGCGACCAAGGTCTTTCCCGATCCCACTTCCCCCTGCAACAGCCGGTTCATGGGCGCGGGCCGGTTCATGTCGCGAATAATGTCGTCGATAGCCTTTTGCTGCCCTTGCGTCAACACCAGCCCGCGATGGCTCAACAGTTTGTCGAATAAGGGCGAGCTGGGGCCGGGCAGATAGGTATGTTTTTTTGAGGCGTCGACCATCCGGCGGCGCCTGAGCTCCATGGCCAAGGCCAAAAGAAAAATTTGCCAAAAAGCGAGGGTCATGCGGGCCCGCCGGCGTGTTTCCAAATTTGCGGGGAAATGAATCTCTTCCCTCGCGTTTTTTAAATCCGTCACGCCCTCGGGAAGATGCTCGGCCCAATCCTTGGGCCAAGACCAACAGGAAGCATGCTCGCGCCAAACTTTAAGCGCCCCCCAGCGCAACTCTCTGAGCTTGCGCTGAGATACGCCTTCGGTCGCCGGATAAACCGGGATCCAGCCGCCCCAATGAGGAGAAGCTTTGGGCAGGAGCCCGTCATCCAACGCATCGTATTCTTCAACATAAAGGCCGACACCCTGGTGCTTCGGAACGGACGAATGATCCAGGCGGCCGAACGCCAAAATTTTTCGCCCGGGGGCGATCTCTTGGCGCAAGCGGCCGAATACGTCGAAACGCGAACGCCGGCGGATCCAAAGCAAGGAAAGCCCGGGAAGGTAGCGATCCTGAGTCTTGACCGTGGCTCTGAAAAAACAAAGATTCTTGTAAGGGTTGACGCTTTCATGAACGCTCTCGATTTCGCAAACGAACGCGCGTCGGGGTTCGTTGGACGCGGGCTTGAAATCCCCGAACAGGCGGCGGTCTTCCCAAGCGCGCGGCCCGGCCAACACAAGATCGCCGACCGTGCGCACGCCCAAGCGGGCCAGCTTCTCCTCCCATCGGGGCCCCACCCCTTTGAGATAGCGCACGGACGTCTCCAAGGTCAAGCGATACTCCCCGGAAAGTTTGGTAAAATGTTCTCTAATCATGGCTTATAAATGTGAAATCTGCGGCAAAGGCCCGAGAGCGGGCAAAAGCGTCAGCCATTCCAATAAAGCGACGAACCGATATTTCCGCCCGAATCTTTTCCGGCGCAAAGTCTATCTGGAAGGCGCGCCCAGCAGAGTGTACGTCTGCAGCATTTGCGTCAAATCGGGCCGCGCAAAGTTTCAACCCGCCTAACCCCCCATATCTTTCAGCGCCCGGCGTATGCGCGAGCGCGCTTTGGCCGTCTTAACGAATTTTAGCCAATCCTCATTGGGCCGCGCGTTCTTCCTGACCAAAACTTCGCAAATATCGCCGCTTTTTAATTCCGAGTCCAGACGCACGATTCTGCCGCTGACCTTGGCCCCAATGCAGCGGCTGCCGACATCCGTGTGAACCGCAAAGGCGAAATCAACAGGGGTGGCTCCCTCCGGCAGGGCTTTGACTTCCATGCGCGGCGTAAACACGAAAATTTGATGAACTTTCAGCTCCGTCTTTAAACTCTCCAAAAACTCGGACGGATTTTTAAGCTCCTGAAGCCAATCCAGCCACTCGCGCAGCCAGCGGATGCTGGCCTCCAAATCCTTTTCGCGGATTTTTTCGGCGCTGGCAAGCTTGTATTTCCAATGAGCCGCGATGCCGTATTCGGCGCGCTTGTGCATTTCCTCGTTGCGGATTTGGACCTCG
This region includes:
- a CDS encoding dienelactone hydrolase family protein codes for the protein MPDSIRRIALILAAALLLNQCGRADVERLEKLLRIRGPWAWDSVNIEGPDIFRLPNFPFVGEHAPIRIKTLRMRTGVDSAKAFLALPPEDIFPGKRPAVIVLHGHLSHPDELVALSTSVNLWSVGALLASRGFVVLAPEIRWEPQNLKNEIRQTFQLLLSGRIITGERTADVLRAADFLARHPRVDARRLGILGWSMGGQIALYAAALEPALRAVYISASFAPYAILLHPDAPLQSPDNYVPFLLSDFGDKDQIAALIKPRPILIEHGEQDPTESFEGVDHMANQLALHYGRHGQERLSFIRHRFDHRFYGADAVEWFERWLK
- a CDS encoding type II secretion system protein, with translation MKRSSERGFTLVELMIVVAIIGILAAIAIPKFADLVRKAQEGKTRGNLTAVRSALSIYYGDADGLSPTDTLGVLTSNQKYLKAMPEALVPGFNDVNNPGHAKTTAVTGLTEFSSTAENGQWQYINNNTSSNWGHIYVGCTHNDSKAVVWNTR
- a CDS encoding type II secretion system F family protein, with protein sequence MLFAYKAKMPNGSLTSGTVEAPEMRAAMNQLRAMKYSVTELGPAGATGIMGFLQSINPFKPSVGSKDLVIFSRQMSTLISAGVPIVQGLNMMVNQIENPRFKTVVDGLKNDIESGVAINEALKKYPDAFDDLYVSMIRAGELGGVLDVILDRLCSYLEAAEELKHKVKGAMIYPAVMLFIAIAVTAFLMIAIIPKFKEIFESFGSEMPTPTRVLLGLSDVCTRYFYMFVVIPAGLFQIYKKAKKVEKYAFKIDEILLKLPVFGDILKKVAVTKFCRTLATMIKSGVNILDALDTVARASGNKVIERTVLDSKKSVQEGMRLVEPLKKSSVFPPMVVQMIAIGEETGNLDTMLNKIADFYDSEVDAAVKGLTSMIEPVVIVFMGLVIGSIVIAMFLPMFQISQMAGGVGE
- a CDS encoding type IV pilus twitching motility protein PilT, with the protein product MTIDEILQYAKLKGGSDIHITAGSPPAIRLDGELVLMPGDSLTPEHTHDLVYSILTEEQKRRFEETSELDASLTFKGIGRFRVNVFKQRNFVAAALRLIPELTSTFEQLGLPQVTYDIAKMPKGLVLVTGPTGSGKSTTLAAIINYVNENRSGHIVTIEDPIEFIHSHKRSLINQREIGQDTQSFGNALRHILRQDPDIILIGELRDLETVQTALNVAETGHLVFATLHTNDAAQSINRIIDVFPAHQQEQVRVQLSFVIEAVLCQQLLIHASGNGRVLAAEVLMATSAIRNLIREAKVEQIQTLIQTGSKFGMQTMNQSLADLYRRRLILYDTALEASTAPDDLKRLIGDRVGLAAKK
- the coaD gene encoding pantetheine-phosphate adenylyltransferase produces the protein MFHSRARGSASKGSAVYPGSFDPITNGHLDIIRRARELFGSVTIAVSNNSVKNPSFSLNERQSLIIRSLRERRLTQGVRVEVFDGLLTDYMRRRGASVVIRGLRFISDFESELQMALMNRRLNPAMDTVYLMPDEKHIYLSSSLVKEIARLGKNPKAFAPACVAKALMTL
- a CDS encoding ATP-dependent DNA helicase RecG, whose protein sequence is MIREHFTKLSGEYRLTLETSVRYLKGVGPRWEEKLARLGVRTVGDLVLAGPRAWEDRRLFGDFKPASNEPRRAFVCEIESVHESVNPYKNLCFFRATVKTQDRYLPGLSLLWIRRRSRFDVFGRLRQEIAPGRKILAFGRLDHSSVPKHQGVGLYVEEYDALDDGLLPKASPHWGGWIPVYPATEGVSQRKLRELRWGALKVWREHASCWSWPKDWAEHLPEGVTDLKNAREEIHFPANLETRRRARMTLAFWQIFLLALAMELRRRRMVDASKKHTYLPGPSSPLFDKLLSHRGLVLTQGQQKAIDDIIRDMNRPAPMNRLLQGEVGSGKTLVALAAICQAVASGHQAAFIAPTEILVFQHLINLKEFLEPLGVSIASLTSDTQAKERKEILEGLAAGHIKLVVGTHALLDPDVRFQSLALTVIDEQHRFGVNQRWTLRNKASSPDCLVLSATPIPRTLALALYGDLDISTMEELPSGHPIAKAILVKTEQEAWERLRAALGEGQQAYVVVPAIEESSELYNLEKERGELVKLFPKHRIGTIHGRMPSKEKEEALKNFAQGRSDVLLATTVIEVGIDVARAGAMIVLGAERFGLATLHQLRGRVGRGAKEGLCVLVFSSAQHQAAAGTPAVERPKDLLFQEPAAAGEADLSLDRLKRFCECRSGFEIGELDLELRGPGELLGRVQHGDFDLGYFDWKQDKDLIPAARALVHRQVQGDAALDPQLRRAVEERFGRDFLQSDIS
- a CDS encoding 50S ribosomal protein L28 yields the protein MAYKCEICGKGPRAGKSVSHSNKATNRYFRPNLFRRKVYLEGAPSRVYVCSICVKSGRAKFQPA